Genomic window (Desulforapulum autotrophicum HRM2):
TACGGAATTCAGGGAGAATTATAATAATGGATATTGGTTCAATGAGTGAGGTGCTTCGCTCCTTTGGTATTAGATCAAAGGAGGAGTATTTTGCCCAGGCATTTTCGAGGAATATCGGTCTTTTTACGGATCAGGAACAAAAAATGCTGGCCCAGGCGAAAGTTGCCATACCCGGTATGGGCGGTGTGGGGGGGGGGCATCTCATAACCATGGTAAGAACCGGCATTGGCAGATTCGCTATTGCAGACTTTGACCGGTTTGAGCCGGTGAACGTGAACCGTCAGTTTGGTGCCCGGGTGCCTGAATTCGGCAGACCCAAACTTGAGGTGATGAAAAAACAGGCTCTTTCCATCAATCCCTTTCTTGAGATGGATCTCTTTCCCGAGGGTATCAATGAAACCAATTTGGATCGTTTCCTGGATGGGGTTGATGTGGTTCTTGATGGACTGGATTTTTTTGAGTTTGAAGTTCGACGAATGCTCTTTAAAAAGGCTGCGGAAAAGGGTATCTTTGTAATCACGGCGGGCCCAATGGGATATAGCTCTGCCATGCTGGTTTTTGATCCCGGGGGCATGGGATTTGATGAATATTTCAATATTACCAAGGGTATGCAGGACAAGGAAAAGTATCTTTCTTTTGCCCTGGGACTCGCCCCCCGGCCCACCCATGTGAAATATATGGATTTCAAGAAGGTGGACCTTGATTTAAAGGCAGGACCTTCATTGAATCTTGCCTGTCAGATCTGTTCGGGCATGGCCGGCACAGAGGCCGTCAAGATTATTTTAAAAAAGGGAAAGGTCAGGACTGTTCCTTCTTATGTCCAATATGATCCATTTCTTCAGAAGCTTAAAAGGGGAACCCTTGTTAGGGGAAACAAAAATCCTGTTCAGAAAGTTAAGCTTAAAGTGGTTAACTACCTGCTGGAACGAAATAAAATTAAATTTTATACCCCGGAACCTGAACGTCCTGAATATGAAAGTCAAGCAACGATTGTCCCTCAACCGGTTATTGATTATATTCTCAGGGCCGGTATCCAGGCCCCTTCAGGAGACAATGCCCAGCCTTGGCGCTTTGCATCCAATGAAAATCAGATATTTCTCTATCTTAACAGGGATAAAGATCGGTCTTTTTTTAATGTCAGGCAAATTGCCTCTATTATTTCCTGTGGGTGCGTACTTGAAAATATGAGAATTGCAGCATCAGCCTTTGGACTTCAGGCTGAAATAAAATATTTGCCTGATTCTTCCAATAGTGATCTGATGGCTGCGGTGTCTCTCACCCAGGAAGAATGCCCAAAGGACAAGTTGGCTGATGAAATCTGGAAAAGACATACCAATAGAAAGCCATACAACAGAAAATTTGTCCCAGATTCAGTACTTGAGTCGTTACACAAAACCATCGATTCGATTCCCGGGGCAAAACTTCACTTTATTACCAAACCCGATGATCTGAAGAAACTTGCAAAAATAATTTACCAGGTAGACCAAATAAGAACTGAGCACCGTCCTTTGCATGAACATCTCATGGAGATGATCCGGTTTACTGATCACGACGCTTTGGCAAAAAAAGACGGATTTCCATTAAAAAATCTTGAGGCGGGCGTAGCTGGGGAATTATTTCTTAAAGCCACAAGACTCTGGGCTGTCATGAACATTGTGAACAAGACAGGTTTGGGCAGAATGGTGGCAGTCCAGTCTTATAAAGGGATACTTGATTCATCCGGCGTCGCACTTTTTACCGTTGACGGTCAGGAGGACAAAGATTTCTTGAAAGGCGGTCAGGCCCTGGAACGGACCTGGCTTACCTTGACTTCCCAGGGACTCGATATGCAGCCCATGACTGCTGTTACCCTGTTTTATCTTCGCTGGATATTAAATGGAAAGGATGAGTTTCAAAGAAAGCATCAAAAGGTTCTTGAAGGGATTGAAAAAAAATATTCTTCACTTTTTGCAGGTTTTGATTTTAAAAAGGAGAGCCAGGTGATGCTGTTCAGGTTTGGTTATGGTGAGCCGATTAAATGTAGAACGCTGCGAATGGAAACCCCAGCCATGATTGTAAAAAAATAGATGATAATATAGATAATGGTGGCAAAATTATGAAAACGGTTGTTCAAACCGAACAAGTTTCAAAAACTTTTTTGCTGGGCAAAACTAAAGTCCAGGCATTAAGTGAGATAACCATAGATGTGTTTGAGGGTGAGTTCCTCGCCATAGCCGGACCCTCTGGAAGTGGAAAAACAACGCTGCTCAATCTGATCGGCTGTATTGATCAACCAACAGAAGGGCTCATCAAAATAGACGGAGAGGTTGTGACTGGCCTGTCATCCAACCGGCTTGCAGATATCAGAATGGCAAAATTATCCTTTATCTTTCAGACCTTTAATCTAATCCCTGTTTTGTCTGCCTATGAAAATGTAGAGTACCCTTTGTTGAAAACGATAAAAAATAAAAATGAACGTTTTGATCGTGTGAGTGCTTCCTTAAAAGACGTTGGTCTTGAAACATATATGAAACATCGACCGGATGAGCTGAGTGGGGGGCAGAGACAGAGAGTGGCCATAGCAAGGGCCCTGGTGACTGAACCCCGGATTATCCTTGCGGATGAACCCACTGCCAACCTGGATCAGAAGACAGGTGAAGATGTTTTGAATATTATGAAAAGCATCAATGAAGATCATAAGACCCTGTTTATATTTTCTACCCATGACCCTAAAGTCATGCAGATGGCATCTCGTATTATCCGAATCACAGATGGCCGGATCGTTGATTACAATTGTTTTGACCGCCGCACGAATCAAAAAAAAACTTTTTCTTCTGAGAATCTCAGAAGAGAGAAAGGCAGAAGGGACTTTGACAGGTAAATAAAATGAAACTACCCATCAGTATAAAACTCGCCATAAGAAACGTTTTTAGAAATAGAATCAGAACCATCATTACCCTTGCAGCCATTGCATTTGGTTCTGTCTCAATTATCATTGCTGGCGGTTTCTTTGAAGACACGTTTATGCTGATGAGGGAGGCTGCTATTCACAGTCACTTAGGACATATTCAAATTTATCGCAAAGGGTATAATGATCACGGTTCATCCGCACCATTTGACTATTTAATTGAAGAGGCTGATGTCGTAATGAA
Coding sequences:
- a CDS encoding ThiF family adenylyltransferase, which produces MDIGSMSEVLRSFGIRSKEEYFAQAFSRNIGLFTDQEQKMLAQAKVAIPGMGGVGGGHLITMVRTGIGRFAIADFDRFEPVNVNRQFGARVPEFGRPKLEVMKKQALSINPFLEMDLFPEGINETNLDRFLDGVDVVLDGLDFFEFEVRRMLFKKAAEKGIFVITAGPMGYSSAMLVFDPGGMGFDEYFNITKGMQDKEKYLSFALGLAPRPTHVKYMDFKKVDLDLKAGPSLNLACQICSGMAGTEAVKIILKKGKVRTVPSYVQYDPFLQKLKRGTLVRGNKNPVQKVKLKVVNYLLERNKIKFYTPEPERPEYESQATIVPQPVIDYILRAGIQAPSGDNAQPWRFASNENQIFLYLNRDKDRSFFNVRQIASIISCGCVLENMRIAASAFGLQAEIKYLPDSSNSDLMAAVSLTQEECPKDKLADEIWKRHTNRKPYNRKFVPDSVLESLHKTIDSIPGAKLHFITKPDDLKKLAKIIYQVDQIRTEHRPLHEHLMEMIRFTDHDALAKKDGFPLKNLEAGVAGELFLKATRLWAVMNIVNKTGLGRMVAVQSYKGILDSSGVALFTVDGQEDKDFLKGGQALERTWLTLTSQGLDMQPMTAVTLFYLRWILNGKDEFQRKHQKVLEGIEKKYSSLFAGFDFKKESQVMLFRFGYGEPIKCRTLRMETPAMIVKK
- a CDS encoding ABC transporter ATP-binding protein, which gives rise to MKTVVQTEQVSKTFLLGKTKVQALSEITIDVFEGEFLAIAGPSGSGKTTLLNLIGCIDQPTEGLIKIDGEVVTGLSSNRLADIRMAKLSFIFQTFNLIPVLSAYENVEYPLLKTIKNKNERFDRVSASLKDVGLETYMKHRPDELSGGQRQRVAIARALVTEPRIILADEPTANLDQKTGEDVLNIMKSINEDHKTLFIFSTHDPKVMQMASRIIRITDGRIVDYNCFDRRTNQKKTFSSENLRREKGRRDFDR